The window GTGTCCTCACTCCCAGGGCTGCGTTGCAAATCCTCGCGATAGCTACGGCTATCACTGCGGTTTGCGCCTTGCCCTGGGCGCGATGCCATCGATTTCATTTCGTGCAGCTATTTACGGGACAGCACACTAGTCCCCGTTGGAGTCGCAATGGGTGGATGCAAGGATTGCGCATCGGGCCTGTTCCTTGCATTGTTCGTTGATGCGCCTTCGCCACATAGAAGTCTTCAACGCCGTCATGCTCACCGGCAGCGTGAGCGCGGCGGCTCGCCTCATCAACGTCACGCAGCCTGCGGTCAGCCGCATCCTGGCACATGCTGAACTGCAGCTGGGCTTTCCGCTGTTTCACCGGCTCAAGGGCAAGTTGGTGCCCACCACCGAGGCGCAGACGTTGTACCCGCACATCGAGCGCCTGTTCACCCAGCTGGATGATGTGCAGCGCTTGGCCAACAGCCTCAAGAGCGACCGGCGCGAAGGGGAGTTGCACATCCTGAGCGTGCTGGCGCTGAGCTACGAGGTGCTTCCGCGCGCATTGCGGTTCTTCAGGCAAAAGCACCCGGATGTGCAGGTCACCATCGACGCGCTGCACTCGCCCCAGATCGTCTCGGCCCTGGTGCTGCAGGAGGCGGATGTGGGTTTTGTGTTCAGCGCCATCGCCCACCCCGCGTTGACGCAAGAGCATCTGGCCGATGGGCGCATGGTGTGTGTGGCGCCCAAGGGCATGCTGGGTGCTGAGCTGGTGATGGCCGGGGTGGTGCATCTGGCCGACCTGGCAGACACGCCCGTAGTGCGGCTTGATGTGCGCGACCCCATCGGCACGGTGGTCAACCACGCGTGCCGCGAGGCGGGTGTGGGCCTGCAGACGGCGTTTACGGTGCAGACCTACCATGCGGCGCTGGCACTGGCACACCATGGTCACGCGGTGGCGCTGGTGGATGCCTGCACGGCGGCATCGGCCGACCGCAGCAAGGTGGATGTGCTGGCGCTCGCGCCGCACATTGCGGTACCCATCAAGTCGCTGCGCACCGTGAACCGGCCCAGCTCACTGCTGGCCAGTGCCATGACGCAATGCATGCGCCAGGCGGTGGCTGAGACGCTGAAAGCGGT of the Acidovorax sp. 107 genome contains:
- a CDS encoding LysR family transcriptional regulator, which gives rise to MRLRHIEVFNAVMLTGSVSAAARLINVTQPAVSRILAHAELQLGFPLFHRLKGKLVPTTEAQTLYPHIERLFTQLDDVQRLANSLKSDRREGELHILSVLALSYEVLPRALRFFRQKHPDVQVTIDALHSPQIVSALVLQEADVGFVFSAIAHPALTQEHLADGRMVCVAPKGMLGAELVMAGVVHLADLADTPVVRLDVRDPIGTVVNHACREAGVGLQTAFTVQTYHAALALAHHGHAVALVDACTAASADRSKVDVLALAPHIAVPIKSLRTVNRPSSLLASAMTQCMRQAVAETLKAVGLQPEAE